In Marasmius oreades isolate 03SP1 chromosome 3, whole genome shotgun sequence, a single window of DNA contains:
- a CDS encoding uncharacterized protein (MEROPS:MER0015601) — translation MAEPLDLVGGPFAVVESDPGVFTSLSRHLGINNIEFIELYDIEPWAVDHLNPHGLIFCFRWKKDKDSQDHRPKTSDDFQNDLIEQVWFANQLSDDACASHAILNVLFNCDRDKVDVGEELVSFREETKDMSGIMKGLAVSSSHLIRKAHNSLARPADLRGAQNTLALTSLSTQRKSLKSTSSKPSQPKAKRNTKPTITKGSPPKQSKKKKEEEETEDEAYHFIGYVPAYGKVWELDGFKSGPLEVGELPSTSSSSPTSVNWMDIVRPALRMKMAKYGDEGGGRFSLLAVVDGLYENASDEWEFWKRERRAVERRLGDIDTDWRSKVDQALLHSAEDACVLSNPLSSASANHQKIFTSSFAGRRLTADMNILRETDPQELTKMYERAVKECLSAKIVVEDELTKGKTCQIDHVKRTHDYEPFLCEFVKCLHEEGLVDALIDAPSSKSKQAAEKKRGKANLPTNGRGRPRKKTKLDEDDVGSWNP, via the exons ATGGCCGAACCTCTCGACCTAGTCGGTGGGCCTTTTGCAGTAGTCGAATCCGATCCAG GTGTATTCACCTCTCTCTCTCGCCACCTCGGTATAAACAACATCGAATTTATCGAACTCTACGATATCGAACCATGGGCCGTGGACCACCTTAACCCTCATGGACTCATTTTCTGCTTTCGCTGGAAGAAGGACAAGGATTCGCAAGACCATAGGCCAAAGACCAGCGACGACTTCCAGAATGACCTCATTGAACAAGTGTGGTTTGCCAACCAACTTAGTGATGATGCTTGCGCGTCTCATGCGATATTAAACGTGTTATTCAACTGTGATAGAGATAAGGTCGATGTGGGGGAAGAATTGGTGTCTTTTAGGGAGGAAACGAAGGATATGTCGGGGATT ATGAAAGGACTGGCAGTGTCCAGTTCACATCTAATACGAAAAGCTCATAATTCATTGGCAAG GCCAGCCGATCTACGCGGGGCGCAAAATACACTTGCTCTTACCAGCCTCTCGACACAGAGGAAATCACTCAAATCCACCTCGTCCAAACCCAGCCAACCTAAAGCTAAACGAAATACGAAACCAACTATCACCAAGGGATCTCCCCCAAAACAAtccaaaaagaagaaagaagaagaggaaactgAAGATGAAGCTTACCACTTCATCGGTTACGTCCCTGCATACGGGAAAGTTTGGGAGCTAGACGGCTTCAAGTCTGGTCCGTTGGAAGTTGGTGAACTCCCGtccacttcatcttcttccccgACCTCCGTCAATTGGATGGATATCGTGCGCCCTGCTCTGAGAATGAAGATGGCCAAATATGGAGATGAAGGTGGGGGGAGGTTCAGTTTGTTAGCTGTCGTAGATGGGCTATATGAAAACGCCAGTGATGAATGGGAGTTTTggaagagggagagaagagCGGTTGAGAGGCGGCTAGGAGACATTGATACGGATTGGAGATCAAAG GTAGATCAGGCGCTCTTGCATTCAGCTGAAGATGCCTGTGTACTATCAAACCCCCTTTCGTCCGCCTCAGCCAACCACCAGAAGATCTTCACATCATCCTTTGCGGGTCGAAGACTCACAGCAGATATGAATATTCTCCGAGAAACCGACCCGCAAGAGCTGACCAAGATGTATGAAAGAGCGGTCAAGGAGTGTTTGAGCGCCAAGATAGTCGTGGAGGATGAGCTCACGAAGGGAAAGACCTGTCAG ATAGATCATGTCAAGCGCACACACGACTATGAACCATTCCTCTGCGAATTCGTTAAATGTTTACATGAGGAAGGCCTGGTTGACGCGTTGATCGATGCTCCGAGCTCAAAATCGAAACAAGCCGCGGAGAAAAAAAGGGGGAAGGCTAATCTTCCAACGAATGGGAGGGGACGACCCAGGAAGAAAACCAAGcttgatgaagatgatgtGGGAAGTTGGAATCCTTAG